One Terriglobales bacterium DNA segment encodes these proteins:
- a CDS encoding aromatic ring-hydroxylating dioxygenase subunit alpha: MSTADAPLLEHKPDAEMLFGFWYRAVPSGDVRPGRLYKVTLLGVPLVVGRDREGNPFALRDACPHRAMPLSCGAFDGELLECSYHGWRFAPTTGQCREIPSLTPEDKLDPEKIYAQAYACQEADGFLWAFLPEAGSGRASAEPLPVPRLPIVSEPFRRTHLTADMPTSVDHGIIGLMDPAHGPFVHQAWWWRSRQSIHLKQKQFEPIPYGFRMSAHTPSSNSAPYRLLRFYAEAEAITTTIDFVLPNLRYEQIRAGKYWFSSLTTVTPLTRDHCRIDVVAAWNIFRHVPFVLPVARYFAAKFIEQDRQTMEKQAEGLRHKPALMLIDDADRPARWYFQLKQAWQRSRSTGQPFEHPLKGPVTLKWRS; the protein is encoded by the coding sequence ATGAGCACTGCCGACGCACCGCTGCTCGAGCACAAGCCGGACGCCGAAATGCTGTTTGGCTTCTGGTATCGCGCAGTGCCCAGCGGGGATGTCCGCCCAGGCCGTTTGTACAAGGTCACCCTTCTGGGTGTGCCGCTAGTGGTGGGACGCGACCGGGAAGGGAACCCGTTCGCGCTGCGCGACGCCTGCCCGCATCGCGCCATGCCGCTTTCCTGCGGCGCCTTCGATGGCGAACTCCTGGAGTGCAGCTATCACGGCTGGCGTTTCGCGCCCACCACCGGCCAATGCCGCGAAATACCTTCCCTCACGCCCGAGGATAAGCTCGACCCGGAGAAGATCTACGCCCAGGCCTATGCCTGCCAGGAGGCGGACGGATTCCTCTGGGCTTTTCTGCCGGAAGCGGGATCAGGACGCGCGTCGGCCGAGCCACTGCCTGTGCCCCGCCTGCCCATCGTCAGCGAGCCCTTTCGGCGGACGCATCTCACCGCCGACATGCCCACCAGCGTGGACCACGGCATTATCGGGCTGATGGATCCGGCCCACGGACCGTTCGTCCACCAGGCCTGGTGGTGGCGCAGCCGCCAGAGTATCCACCTCAAGCAGAAGCAGTTCGAGCCCATCCCGTACGGCTTCCGCATGAGCGCGCACACGCCTTCGTCGAACAGCGCGCCCTACCGCCTGCTGCGCTTCTACGCCGAGGCCGAGGCCATCACCACCACCATCGATTTCGTGCTGCCTAACCTGCGCTACGAGCAGATCCGCGCCGGCAAGTACTGGTTCTCGAGCCTGACCACGGTCACGCCCCTCACCCGCGACCACTGCCGTATCGACGTGGTGGCGGCGTGGAACATCTTCCGGCACGTGCCCTTCGTGCTGCCGGTGGCGCGCTACTTCGCCGCCAAGTTCATCGAGCAGGACCGCCAGACCATGGAGAAGCAAGCCGAAGGCCTGCGCCACAAGCCCGCGCTGATGCTGATCGACGACGCCGACCGCCCCGCCCGCTGGTACTTCCAGCTCAAGCAGGCGTGGCAGCGGTCCCGCAGCACCGGGCAGCCCTTCGAGCATCCCCTCAAGGGACCGGTGACTTTAAAGTGGCGGAGCTGA
- a CDS encoding DHHA1 domain-containing protein, with protein sequence KGVKVLAHRVDNLERPQMRTLVDNLRQKLGSGVVALGSAQAEDGKVALIVGVTKDLTNRISAGKVIAPVAQKVGGSGGGRPDMAEAGGKDAGALDTALGEVYAVVEGLLK encoded by the coding sequence AAGGGTGTGAAAGTCCTCGCCCATCGCGTGGACAATCTTGAGCGCCCGCAGATGCGGACTCTTGTCGATAATCTGCGCCAGAAGCTGGGCTCTGGAGTAGTCGCGCTAGGCTCGGCGCAGGCCGAGGACGGCAAGGTCGCCCTCATCGTCGGCGTGACCAAGGATCTGACCAACCGTATCTCCGCCGGCAAGGTGATTGCGCCGGTGGCGCAGAAAGTCGGAGGCTCGGGCGGCGGCCGTCCCGACATGGCCGAAGCCGGCGGCAAAGACGCCGGTGCGCTCGACACCGCCCTCGGCGAGGTCTATGCAGTCGTGGAGGGGCTGCTGAAATAG
- a CDS encoding DUF362 domain-containing protein, translated as MGRRFVIRGLLGALALLIVGVLTFRWRMVRLLLSRPQGPAVTPVQPADAFQHEGRSRVVLVAGGDAKARVYECLARMGAEQQLQVAGKKVLVKPNVVGAGPNPATTNPEIVRALCQWLKEHGAETVWVGDMSAVMSAGTAESMKASGIEQAAREAGALPVYFEEHEWITVELPGAQYVKHVPVTEFVRKADVIINLPVIKSHKWATYSVCLKNFVGATHGRYRPYMIDSEHWEEIVSEINLAYRPDLNLVDGTRVMFTGGPWKGEEAETELLLAGGDRVACDAVAVALMKTFPADERLRNRRVWDQRQIRHAQQIGLGLKDPQSLELEAHWLGEPNPDLQSRLEEMRRLLFA; from the coding sequence ATGGGACGCAGATTCGTGATTCGCGGGCTGCTGGGAGCGCTGGCGCTGCTGATCGTGGGCGTGTTGACGTTCCGCTGGCGCATGGTCCGGCTGCTGCTCTCCCGTCCGCAAGGTCCGGCCGTCACTCCGGTTCAACCGGCGGATGCGTTTCAGCACGAGGGCCGCTCGCGTGTCGTGCTGGTGGCGGGAGGGGATGCCAAGGCCCGTGTGTACGAATGCCTGGCCCGAATGGGAGCGGAGCAGCAGTTGCAGGTGGCGGGCAAGAAGGTGCTGGTGAAGCCCAACGTCGTGGGCGCCGGTCCGAATCCCGCGACGACGAATCCCGAAATAGTCCGGGCACTGTGCCAGTGGCTGAAAGAGCATGGCGCAGAGACGGTGTGGGTTGGCGACATGTCGGCCGTCATGTCGGCGGGGACTGCCGAGAGCATGAAGGCATCCGGCATCGAGCAGGCGGCTCGCGAGGCGGGAGCCCTCCCGGTCTACTTCGAGGAGCACGAGTGGATCACGGTCGAACTACCTGGGGCGCAGTATGTGAAGCATGTACCGGTAACCGAATTCGTCCGCAAGGCCGATGTGATCATCAACCTGCCGGTGATCAAGTCGCACAAGTGGGCCACGTACTCGGTGTGCCTTAAGAACTTCGTAGGAGCGACCCACGGCCGCTACCGCCCGTACATGATCGACTCCGAGCACTGGGAGGAGATCGTCAGCGAGATCAATCTGGCCTATCGTCCCGACCTCAACCTGGTGGACGGCACGCGGGTGATGTTTACCGGCGGCCCGTGGAAGGGAGAGGAAGCGGAAACGGAGCTGCTGCTTGCGGGAGGCGATCGCGTCGCCTGCGACGCCGTGGCGGTGGCCCTGATGAAGACCTTTCCTGCCGACGAGCGGTTGCGGAACCGGCGCGTCTGGGACCAAAGGCAGATCCGCCACGCGCAGCAGATCGGGCTGGGCCTGAAGGATCCGCAGTCCCTGGAACTCGAGGCCCATTGGTTGGGAGAGCCGAATCCGGACCTGCAGTCGCGACTAGAGGAAATGCGGCGGCTCCTCTTCGCCTGA